The following proteins are co-located in the Pseudomonas antarctica genome:
- a CDS encoding AAA family ATPase produces the protein MEHREALLALRTFLSTQILGQEKLIDRLLIALLADGHMLVEGAPGLAKTKAIKELAEGIEAQFHRIQFTPDLLPADITGTEIYRPETGSFVFQQGPIFHNLVLADEINRAPAKVQSALLEAMAERQVSVGRSTYDLSPLFLVMATQNPIEQEGTYPLPEAQLDRFLMHVKIGFPDAAVERRILQQARGEALNGETKPERRVSQQAIFAARKEILGLYMADAVEEYLVQLVMATRTPAKFDPEMAEWIAYGASPRGSIALDRCARAHAWLAGRDFVSPEDIQAVLFDVLRHRIILSFEAEAAGIDQDRVVQRILDVVAVA, from the coding sequence ATGGAACATCGTGAAGCGCTGCTCGCGCTGCGAACCTTTCTTTCTACGCAGATTCTCGGCCAGGAAAAACTCATCGATCGCCTCCTGATCGCCCTGCTTGCCGACGGCCATATGCTGGTCGAAGGCGCACCGGGCCTGGCCAAGACCAAAGCCATCAAAGAGTTGGCCGAAGGCATCGAAGCGCAGTTCCATCGCATCCAGTTCACCCCCGACCTGCTGCCTGCCGACATCACCGGCACCGAGATCTATCGCCCGGAAACCGGCAGCTTTGTGTTCCAACAGGGCCCGATCTTCCACAACCTGGTGCTGGCGGACGAAATAAACCGCGCACCGGCCAAGGTGCAGTCGGCACTGCTCGAAGCCATGGCCGAGCGCCAGGTCAGCGTCGGGCGCAGCACCTACGACTTGTCGCCACTGTTTCTGGTGATGGCCACGCAAAACCCCATCGAGCAGGAAGGCACCTACCCATTGCCCGAAGCCCAGCTCGACCGCTTCCTGATGCACGTCAAAATCGGGTTCCCGGATGCAGCGGTAGAGCGACGCATCCTGCAACAAGCCCGAGGCGAAGCCCTCAACGGTGAAACCAAGCCCGAACGCCGCGTCAGTCAGCAGGCGATTTTTGCTGCGCGCAAGGAAATCCTCGGCCTGTACATGGCCGATGCGGTGGAGGAATACCTGGTGCAACTGGTGATGGCCACGCGCACCCCGGCCAAGTTCGACCCGGAAATGGCCGAGTGGATCGCCTACGGCGCCAGCCCGCGCGGCTCTATCGCCCTGGACCGCTGCGCCCGCGCGCATGCGTGGCTGGCCGGGCGCGACTTTGTGAGCCCGGAAGATATCCAGGCCGTGCTGTTCGACGTGCTGCGCCACCGCATCATTTTGTCGTTCGAAGCCGAAGCGGCCGGCATTGACCAGGACCGCGTGGTGCAACGCATTCTCGACGTCGTTGCCGTCGCTTGA